The sequence CAGGACGTTCGGCCCGTTGGACCCATCGCCAGGATAGGGGCCCGCCGTTTCCTGCGGAATTTCCACCCCGCACTCGGCGATGGCCCGCGTCAACGTTGGCGTGCCGGTGCCGGCGTCCGGGGCCGTGGCAGACGCTGCGGACGTGGTGGCTGCCGCCGTCGTGGTTGTTGACGGCGAGGTGGAACCCGTGTTTCCGGCCGGTGAGCACGCGGCGAGCGCGGCCACCGCACCGCCCGCGCCCAGGAACAGTCCCAGGGACCTGCGGCTCACCAGGGTGTTCAGGTCAAACTCCAGCCCCCGGTCATGGTCGGGGTGCGGCTGGTCAAGGTCGGGCTGGCGGGGTGCGCGTGAAGTGCTCATGATGCAAGGAAACCGCACCAGGCTATGCCGTGGGCCGGTTGCTGCTGTGCCGATGCTGTGCGTTCGGACGGAGCTTCTTGCACGGCCGGCCGGGGGAAGGTACGACGGCGGCACCCGCCCGCCGCCGTCGTCGTCCCTTCCAGCGAAGCCGGCCCGGCGCATAAGGCGCCGGAAAAGCGAGGCGGGGCAGGCCCATTGGAGCCTGCCCCGCCTCTTTGCACCGGCCGATGCCCTGCGCCCGACTTTCGGGTTTCCTGTTGCGATGGAGTATGCAGGAACATCTGCCGGCGGGTCTGGTGCGGACGCTGCGGCCTAGAGCGTCCTGGGATCCTCGGCGTACATCTTCAGCCGGATGTTCAAGGCGTCGGACATGTGGCGGGCGGCGATCTCACCCGCACGCCCGGAGTCGCCGTCCCCGATGGCGGCCAGCAGCTCGGCGTAGTCCGCCAGCACCACCGGCCACCGTCCCGGGTAGGTCAGGGTGGTGAGGGTGTACCGGCGCACCTGCTGGTCAAGGCGTTCCAGCAGTCCGATCAGCGACGGGCTGTGCGTGGCGTGCCACAGCTGGGCGTGGAAGGCGCGGTTGGTTTCGGCGAGCGCCCGGCCGTCACTGGGATCCAGCTGCTGCATCTGCGTCAGCAGCCCCGTGAGCAGCTGGCGGTCCAGGGCCGTTGCCTTGACGGCAGCCTTGGCGGCGGCTGCCTGCTCCAGGATGATCCTCGACTCGTAAATGTCGATGATCTCCTCGGCCGAATGCGTGCGGACCACCACCGCCTTGCCGCGCCGCTCCACCAGCCCGTCCTGCTCCAGCCGCTGCAGCGCCTCCCGCACCGGGGTCCGGGATGCCCCGTAACGCTCGGTGAGCTTGGCCTCCGTGAGGGGCTCGTCAGGCGCAAACACACTCGCGAGGACATCCTCGCGGAGCCGCTGGTGGATGGTACTGGCCACTTTTTCCTCTTTTCCGTTGCTGGTGGGGGCTGCTGGGTTGCCTAGGCGATGGAGCCGGCGCGGCGGCCGAAGACGGCGCCCGCCGCAAGCCCGGAGCCGCCGGGGTAGTTTCCACTGAACAGTCCGCCCAGCGCTTCCCCGCAGGCATACAGCCCTTCGAGCGGCTCCGCGTCTTCGGTGAGCACGCGGCCCCAGGTGTCCGTCTTGAGGCCACCGAAGGTGAAGGTGATGCCGCAGGTCACCGGGAAAGCGTAGAACGGGCCGGTGGCGGTGCTGCGGGCCCAGTTACTCTTCGGCGGCTGGGTGTCGGCCCGGCGTCCGTCCTTGACGTTGGGGTCGAAGGGCGAGCTGCCGGTGATCGAAGCGTTGAAGTTGTGCACCGTCTCCTCCAAGCCTTCCGGGCTGATGCCGGCTTTCTGCGCCAACTCGGCGAGGGTTGGAGCGGTGACCACCGAGACGCCCGGCATGTCGTACTCCTCGGCGCGCAGCATGGGGCGGGACGAAGCGTCGAAGATCTGGAAGGCGGCCGAGCCCGGCTGGGCAAGGATGTCCCGGCCGTACTTCGCGTAGGTGTAGTTCCTGTAGTCGGCGCCCTCGTCCACGAACCGCTTCCCGTCGCTGTTCACCACGATGCCCAGCGGGTACCCGCCGCGGGTGAGCTGGTTGGTGAGTTCCAGGTTGCCCTCGTTCTCCGGGTGCCAGGCGTCCCAGGCGACGCTGTGGCAGGTGGACCAGTCGCCGCCCCTGGCCGCGCCGGCGTCCAATGCGGCGAGGATCATCTCTCCCGTGTTGCCCGGCGTACCGCGTACCTTCGCGTTCTGCCAGCCCTCCCCCAGGTGCCGGCGGCGCAGTTCAGGTGATGCTTCAAAACCTCCCGAGGCGAGGATGACCGACTCGGCCCGGAGCTCACCTTCTCCGGATGAGCTGCGGTACCGGACCCCGCGCACCCGGCCGTCCTCCTGGATCAGTCCGGTGGCTGCGCAGTCGTAGATGACCTCAACGCCCATCCGCTCAGCAGCTGCGCGGTGGTCGGCCATCAGCCCCTTGCCGCCGCCCACATTGCCCACGTGCAGTCCGCCCCAGAACAGGTACCCGCCGTCCTGGGTCCGGTACGCCTGGCGTTCGTACATCAGGCGGTATTTGAGTCCCATGCCCTGAAGCCAGCGCAGGGTCGGGTTGCTTTCGCGGACCAGGACCGCGGAGAGTTCGGGGTCGTTGCGCCCCTCGGAGACCTTGGACAGATCGGCAAGGTATTCGGCGGCGGTGTAGGCGGGGACCTCGCTGGCGGCGTGCCGCTCATCAGGTTCCACGAACTCGATGAGTTCCTGGAGCCCGTCATGGGAGATACGCGTAGCACCGGCCGTGTAGAAGCTGTTGCCTCCCGAGGAGGCCTCCTGCGCCTTTTCCAGCAGGACAACTTTGCGGCCACGCTCGGCGGCTGCAAGTGCTGCCGCAAATCCGGCGTTGCCGCCGCCCACTACCAAAACGTCGCTCTTGATCATCATCAGTCTCCTCAGCTCCATCGCTGTACACGATTGTATACATAAGTATGCCGTCGCATGCAATAGCGCATTTGGGGGCGTTGAGACGGGGTTGTGCCGGAATCAGGCCGTTACGCCAGGCGGGGGCTGCTGATTTCCTGGGCGTCGATGTACATCTGGATGCGAATGTTCTTTGCTTCGTCCATATGGGCGCTGGCGATGCGGCCGGCCTCCTCCGCGTTCCGGGCACGGATGGCCACCAGCAGCTCCTCGTGTTCCTTCAGCACGCGGTCCCAGCGCTCCTTGGTGGAGAGCGTGGTGCCCGGGTAGCGGATGAAGTGGACCAGGATCCGGTCGAGCAGGTCAAGGAGGGCGGCGCTGTGGCTGGCGGCCCAGATGCGCTCATGGAAGGTGCGGTTGGCGGCGGCCAGTTCAGCCGGAGTGGCGGCCTCAAAATCAAGGGTGACCATGGCCTGGTGCGCGCGGTCGATCAGCATCAGGTCCATGTCCGTGTGCCGGAGAGCAGCAGTTTTAGCCGCCGCCTCCTCCAGGAAGGTCCGCACCTCATAGAGGTCCAGCATCTCCTCCGGGCGATACTCCCGCACCTGCATGCGTGAACCGTAGCGCTCCACGAGCCCCTCGGTTTCGAGGCGCCGCAACGCTTCCCTGATGGGCGTCCGGGAGACGTTGTACTTCTTGGCCAGGGCGCTTTCGACGAGCTGGGCACGGGGAGGCAGCTCCTGCGAGATGATGGCGTTCCTGATCATCAGGTAGGGGCTTGTCTCTGGTTGCGACGCCACGGGCGGCCTCCGGTCTTCATGGAAACAAGCGGCAGGACGCGCCGGCGCCATACCTTTAGCCGCAATTCTAACGCACTGCATACCGTTTGGGCGCGCTGTGAACACCGTGCCGATTTTCCGCACACCATCTCGCCCCGCAAGGCACCAAGGCTGCCGTGTCGGTATTCATATTCAAATGACTGTTGCTTAAGTCATATCAACGGTATACCGTTTGTGACCAACGCCATACAGCACAGCAATTACCGGATTCCGGTTTGCTCAGCTTTGAACATTTATCCGGCGACTGCACACGGCAGCGCGGGGTATTTCAGGAGAACCAATGACGCTTCTATTCAGGGAAGAGCCGCAGGCCGGCACCCTCCCGGTCACCCCGGTACCGGCCACCCTCGTCCGTGGCGGCACCAGCAAGTGCTGGATATTCCGTGACGAGGACCTTCCGGCTGACGCCCTGGAGACGGACCGTCTCCTCATCCGCACCTTCGGCTCGCCGGACCTCCGCCAGATCGACGGAGTGGGGGGCGCCTCGTCCACCACCAGCAAGGCGATCACTGTGGCGGGCACCGACCCGGACGGAACGGTCCGC comes from Pseudarthrobacter sp. NIBRBAC000502770 and encodes:
- a CDS encoding GntR family transcriptional regulator; amino-acid sequence: MASTIHQRLREDVLASVFAPDEPLTEAKLTERYGASRTPVREALQRLEQDGLVERRGKAVVVRTHSAEEIIDIYESRIILEQAAAAKAAVKATALDRQLLTGLLTQMQQLDPSDGRALAETNRAFHAQLWHATHSPSLIGLLERLDQQVRRYTLTTLTYPGRWPVVLADYAELLAAIGDGDSGRAGEIAARHMSDALNIRLKMYAEDPRTL
- the tcuA gene encoding FAD-dependent tricarballylate dehydrogenase TcuA, producing the protein MMIKSDVLVVGGGNAGFAAALAAAERGRKVVLLEKAQEASSGGNSFYTAGATRISHDGLQELIEFVEPDERHAASEVPAYTAAEYLADLSKVSEGRNDPELSAVLVRESNPTLRWLQGMGLKYRLMYERQAYRTQDGGYLFWGGLHVGNVGGGKGLMADHRAAAERMGVEVIYDCAATGLIQEDGRVRGVRYRSSSGEGELRAESVILASGGFEASPELRRRHLGEGWQNAKVRGTPGNTGEMILAALDAGAARGGDWSTCHSVAWDAWHPENEGNLELTNQLTRGGYPLGIVVNSDGKRFVDEGADYRNYTYAKYGRDILAQPGSAAFQIFDASSRPMLRAEEYDMPGVSVVTAPTLAELAQKAGISPEGLEETVHNFNASITGSSPFDPNVKDGRRADTQPPKSNWARSTATGPFYAFPVTCGITFTFGGLKTDTWGRVLTEDAEPLEGLYACGEALGGLFSGNYPGGSGLAAGAVFGRRAGSIA
- a CDS encoding GntR family transcriptional regulator — translated: MASQPETSPYLMIRNAIISQELPPRAQLVESALAKKYNVSRTPIREALRRLETEGLVERYGSRMQVREYRPEEMLDLYEVRTFLEEAAAKTAALRHTDMDLMLIDRAHQAMVTLDFEAATPAELAAANRTFHERIWAASHSAALLDLLDRILVHFIRYPGTTLSTKERWDRVLKEHEELLVAIRARNAEEAGRIASAHMDEAKNIRIQMYIDAQEISSPRLA